Part of the Sinorhizobium sp. BG8 genome, TGCGATCGATACCGACATAAGTACGAAAACGGTACCGAGCAGGGCCCCAACACCCATATTCACATAAGAGTTCATCCGCAAACGCTCCCCTCGAACCGGCTTAAACAAGCCGGCCAGTCTTGAAATCGCGCGGAACCTATGTCTTTTGCTGCGTCGTTGCAACAGAGATTGTGGCTCCCGCACTGAGACCTTTTGACACTTTTCGCGGGGGTTTTGAAGGGTTACCCATGAATCAGGTGAATTTTGACCAGACGCTCGTCCTCATTCCGGCACGCATGGCGTCGACGCGTCTCCCCGGCAAGCCCCTGGCGGATATCTGCGGTCTGCCGATGATCGTTCAGGTTGCCAAGCGCGCGTTCGAGGCTCGCGCCGGCCGCATCGTCGTCGCTGTGGACCATCAGGACGTTTTTGACGCCGTGACCCGGGCCGGTTTCGAGGCGGTGATGACCCGCGTCGACCATCAGTCGGGGTCGGACCGGATCCACGAGGCACTCGCCAAGGCCGACCCCGAGGGCAAGGCGAACACCATCATCAACGTGCAGGGCGACCTTCCGACCATCGATCCCGATGCGATCCGCGCGTCCCTTCGTCCCCTGGAAGATGCCGCGGTGGACATTGCGACATTGACGACCGAGATCACGGACGAGGAAGAGAAATCCAATCCAAACGTGGTGAAGGTGGTTGGCTCCCCGCTGAGCGAAACGCGTCTCCGGGCGCTTTACTTCACACGTGCGACCGCTCCGCACGGCAAGGGCCCGCTCTACCACCACATCGGGCTATATGCTTATCGTCGCAAGGCCTTGGAGGCTTTCGTCTCGCTGAAGCCGTCCACCCTCGAGATGCGCGAGTCCCTCGAACAGCTGCGCGCGCTCGAGGCAGGCATGCGGATCGATGCCGAGATCATCGAGACCGTGCCGCTCGGCGTCGACACTGCGGGCGACCTCGACAAGGCGCGCGCCATTCTTTCCGCATCTCGCCCGGGAGGAGTCTGATGACGCTCAAGACCAATAAGATCGCCTTTCAGGGCGACTACGGTGCCAATTCGGACATGGCGTGCCGCGACATGTTTCCCGACATGGAGCCGCTGCCCTGCCAAACCTTCGAGGATGCCTTCCTCGCGGTGGAGAATGGTGAGGCCGATCTGGCAATGATCCCGATCGAGAACACCATCGCCGGCCGAGTGGCAGACATCCACCACCTTCTGCCGGATTCGCGGCTGAACATCGTCGGCGAGTATTTCATGCCGATCCGGTTCCAGCTGATGGTGCTCCCCGGCGTGACGAAGGATGAAGTCCGTACGGTTCACAGCCACATCCATGCCCTCGGGCAGTGCCGCAACATCGTGCGCCGCAACGGCTGGAAGCCGGTGATCGCCGGCGATACGGCTGGCGCGGCAAAGCTTGTCTCCGAGACCAAGGACCGCAGCATGGCGGCGCTTGCGCCGCGCCTGGCGGCGGATCTCTATGGCCTGGAGATCATTGCCGAGAACGTGGAGGATGCCGATTCGAACGTGACGCGTTTCGTCGTGCTGTCACGCGAACAGACGCAGGTCTCGCGTACCCATGACGACGAGATCATCGTCACGACCTTCGTCTTCAACGTTCGCAACATACCGGCAGCCCTCTACAAGGCGCTCGGCGGTTTCGCGACGAACGGCATCAACATGACCAAGCTCGAGAGCTACCAGATCGGCGGAAGGTTCGTGGCGACGCAGTTCTACGCCGACATTCAGGGCCACGTGCTCGATCCGAACGTCAACAGGGCGTTGGAGGAGCTGCGGTTCTTCTCGGAGAAGGTCCGGATCCTTGGCGTCTACAAGGGACACAAGATGCGCGGCCAGCTCTGAGGCCGCGCAAGTTCGAATCCGCGCGGATTACCCCGCGCTCTACGACCAATCGAGCCAGTCGCGCATCAGGCGGTGGGCGATGGCACCCTTGGGCGGCGGCG contains:
- a CDS encoding 3-deoxy-manno-octulosonate cytidylyltransferase; translated protein: MNQVNFDQTLVLIPARMASTRLPGKPLADICGLPMIVQVAKRAFEARAGRIVVAVDHQDVFDAVTRAGFEAVMTRVDHQSGSDRIHEALAKADPEGKANTIINVQGDLPTIDPDAIRASLRPLEDAAVDIATLTTEITDEEEKSNPNVVKVVGSPLSETRLRALYFTRATAPHGKGPLYHHIGLYAYRRKALEAFVSLKPSTLEMRESLEQLRALEAGMRIDAEIIETVPLGVDTAGDLDKARAILSASRPGGV
- a CDS encoding prephenate dehydratase; amino-acid sequence: MTLKTNKIAFQGDYGANSDMACRDMFPDMEPLPCQTFEDAFLAVENGEADLAMIPIENTIAGRVADIHHLLPDSRLNIVGEYFMPIRFQLMVLPGVTKDEVRTVHSHIHALGQCRNIVRRNGWKPVIAGDTAGAAKLVSETKDRSMAALAPRLAADLYGLEIIAENVEDADSNVTRFVVLSREQTQVSRTHDDEIIVTTFVFNVRNIPAALYKALGGFATNGINMTKLESYQIGGRFVATQFYADIQGHVLDPNVNRALEELRFFSEKVRILGVYKGHKMRGQL